CATAGCTACAAGCTTTTTGGAACCACCTGCATAGCAGGTGGTTTTCTACATACAATAATATGGATATGCCGCTATTAAACTAATTAATTTGGCATATCCATACTCTTTATAATAATTCTTTCTTTATTCCCTTGTTTAGTACATTTTCATAATCTATAAAGTCATATATATCATTTTCAAATCTATCATCTACTGTTTTTAAATCAGAAAGTGTTAAATCCTCTATTGCTAGTTTCTTCGACTCACATAATAATACTATTTCTCCAACTATCTTATGAGCATCTCTAAAAGCTACTCCTTTATTTACCAAGTAGTCTGCAACTTCTGTTGCATTTAAAAATCCTGCTTTTACTGCTTCTTTCATAACTTCTTTATTTACTTTTATAGTTTTTAACATTTCATTCATAATAGCTAAACAAGCTGTAACAGTATCGAGTGCATCAAAATATTGTTGTTTATCTTCTTGCATATCTTTATTATAAGCAAGAGGGATTCCCTTCATAGTAGTTAACATACCCATAAGAGCACCGTACACTCTTCCAGTTTTACCTCTTATAAGCTCAGCAGCATCTGGATTTTTTTTCTGTGGCATTATACTACTTCCTGTAGCATAAGCATCATCTATTTGAACAAATCTAAATTCTTGTGTACTCCAAATTATAAGCTCTTCACTTAATCTACTTAAATGCATCATAATAATTGAAAAAGCAGAAAGCATTTCTATAAGATAGTCTCTATCACTAACTCCATCCATGAAGTTATCCACTGGCTTTTTAAACCCAAGTTTCTCTGCTGTAAAAGCCCTATCTATATCATAAGTCGTTCCTGCCAATGCACAACAACCAAGTGGAGATTCATCTAATATATCTAAACAGTTTAAAAGTCTCTTTTTATCCCTTTCAAACATACTGCAGTAAGCCATCATATGTTGTTTAAATGTAACAACTTGTGCTCTTTGTAAGTGTGTATATCCTGGCATTATAGCCTTATTTTCATCAGCTATTGTACTTATAGTTTGATTAAGTTCTTTTAGCATACTTACTATAATATTGCCATTTTCTTTAGCAAATAATTTCATATCTACAGCCACTTGATCATTTCTACTTCTAGAAGTATGAAGCTTCTTACCCAATTCACCTATTCTTTGTATAAGGTTTGATTCTACAAATGAATGTATATCTTCATAGTTTCCTTCTATTTTTAAATTTCCTTCTTCTATATCTTTAAGTATAGACTCTAGACCTTCTATGATTTTATCTCTTTCTTCATGCGTTAGTATCTGTGACTTAGCAAGCATTGTAACATGAGTTATACTTCCTGTTATATCTTGCTTATACAATCTTTTATCGAAAGGTAATGAACTATTGAAATCTTCCATTAGTTTATTTTCTTCTTTTTGGAATCTTCCTCCCCAGAGCTTCATATAAGCACCGCCTTTATTATTTGTTGTTTTTAGCCATAGCTCTTATTTTTAATGGTAAAGTAAATAAGTTTATAAATCCTTCAGCATCTTTATGATCATAAAGGTCACTAGCTCCAAATGATGATATACCTTCATCATATAATGCATTTGGAGAGTCCATACCTGCTACTACAATATTTCCTTTATATAGTTTTAATTTTACCCATCCATTAACACTTTGTTGTGTAGATTCTACGAAAGCATCTAATGCTTCTTTTAATTGCGTATCCCATAATCCGTCATAAACAAGTTCTCCATATTTTAAAGAAATCATTTGCTTATATTGATAAGTCATTCTATCTAAAGTTAAATGTTCTAAGTCTTTATGCGCTTCCATTAAAATAGTTCCACCAGGAGTTTCATATACTCCTCTTGATTTCATTCCTACCAATCTATTTTCTAATATATCGGCTATTCCTATCCCATTTTCTCCACCGATTTTATTAAGTTCTTCTAATAATTCAACTGGTTTAAGTTCTTTTCCATTCAGTTTAGTAGGAATTCCTTTTTCAAAGTATATCTCTATATAAGTTGGTTCATCTTTAGCTTCTTCTAAAGTCTTAGTCATAAGATATAGTTCTTCTGCTCTATGTTCATTCTTAGGGTCTTCTAAGTGTCCCCCCTCATGACTTATATGCATTAAGTTTTTATCTCTTGAGTAAATTTTTTCTTTAGTCACAGGAACTTCAATTCCTTTTTGATTTGCATAGTCTATAGCATCTTCTCTTGAATTTATATCCCATATTCTCCAAGGAGCTATAACTTGTATAGTAGGATCTATTGCTGCAATAGCAGCTTCAAATCTAACTTGATCATTTCCTTTACCTGTACATCCGTGACAGATATATTTTGCTCCTTCTTTATGAGCTATTTCAACTAATTTTTTACCTATAAGTGGTCTAGCTATTGATGTTCCCATTAAATATTTATCTTCATAAACTGCATTTGCCTTTATAGCTTTAAAAACATAATCTTTTACAAATTCCTCTTTAACATCTTCTATATATATTTTAGAAGCACCTGACTTTATAGCTTTTTCTCTTACTTCGTCCATATCATCATCTTGACCAACATTAATACAAGCAGCTATAATATCTAAATCATAATTTTCTTTTAACCACGGAATTATAATTGAAGTATCTAATCCTCCTGAATATGCTAATACAACTTTTTCTTTCATTTTTCTATCCCCTTTCAATTTTCATTTTTTATTTATTAATCATGTCTATTGATTTGTTCATATATTCGTCTAACAATCCTTTTTCAATTAATCTATCTAATGTTTTATTAATAGTATCAACAAATTCTTTACTACCTTTTCGTACAGCTATAGCTCCACCACTATTTCCTGTGTCTAGTTTTATATCTGAAATTACTAAATCATCATTTTTTCTAACATAAGCTTCTGCTACAGGCTCTTCTGCAATAACTGCATCTACTTTATTTTGCTTTAACTGTAGCATTACATCCGATAGCTTTCCTAGTCCTTTTAACTGCTTGCTTTTAAGTATCTCTTTAGCAATTTTTTCTTGTGTAGTCCCTTTTTGTACTCCTACAATTTTTTTATTTAAATCATTTGTTTTCTTATATGAGTTAAGTTCATTTTTTCTTACTACTACTGACTGATTAGCTACATAATATATCTTTGAAAAGTCAACATTCTTTTCTCGTTCTGGCGTAGGTGTTACAAAAGAAGCTACCATATCTATTTTCCCTGCTGTAAGTGCTGTCAGAAGGGAATCAAATTGCATATCTTTTATTTCTAAATCTACATTTAAATCTTTTGCTATTTCCTTAGCTATTTCTATATCAAAGCCCACAATAGAATCTTTTCCGTTTATCTCTTTATGAAACTCATAAGGGGGATATGCTGCACTGGTACCTATAACTAGCTTCCCTTTCTCTTTTATTTTATTTAATTGATTTTTACTTTCACCATTTGTTTTAGCTACTTTTCCACAAGCACCAAGGATTAAAACAAGGCACAATCCAATTATGCAAATTATATTTTTTTTCATACTCTACCTCCTTAATCTATTTCTAACACATACTGATCTTATAGTTTATAACTTTGATTACCTAATAATATCTTTTATAAAAATAAAAAATTCGTCTCTTAAAATTTAAGAGACGAATTATAATCCGCGTTACCACTCTATTTAAAATGAAATACATATGCACCTTATGCATAAATATTCATTTTCACTCTAAGCTTTTAACGGTTGCGACCGAACTTTCCTACTAATTGATAAAGTTATCATTTTCAGAAAGTCTCTTTATAGGCTCTCTTCAATATAGTTATGTACTAGACTCTCACCACTTTCTAGTTCGCTTGAACACTTTCTATATTTACTCTCCTAATCATTAGATTTAATTTTAATATTTATAAATTCTTATGTATGAGTATAAATTATTGTAAGAACATTGTCAATACTTTTTTTGCTTTTTATTCCTATTATTTTATATATTTAATTTATATATTTATAAAAACCAACTATTTTGATATGATTACCTTGTATTTTTTTCACCAAATTCATTGACTTGCATATAAATAGTTGTTATACTACCAATTAGCAAGTTTGTATTGTAATTGTAATTTATGTTTATTATCAAAAGTAAAAGAAATACCCTTTAAATAACTTTTTTAGTTTTTAAAATCTATTTTATAATAATTAAAAATAATTTTCCTACGTAAGGAGGGATGAAATGAGTTTAGATATTGAATTTATAAAATCCCAACTTCCACTATTTAAAGATGCTGCCATTTTAACAATAGAAATAGCATCTATAGGTATAATTTTATCTATTATTATAGGTATTATAAATAACGCTATATATTTATTAAATATAAGGCCTCTATCTAAGTTAATACATGGATATGTGGAAGTTTCTCGTAATACTCCGTTTCTTATACAGTTATTCTTTTTATACTTTGCACTTCCTTCCATTGGAATAAAGTTAAGTAGTTTTGTAACAGCTATATTGGGGTTATCTTTTCTTGGTGGAAGTTACATGACAGAGACATTTAGATCTGGTATAGAAGCTGTACCTAAAAGTCAAATTGAATCAGCTTTATCTGTAGGTTTGAGTAAATGGCAAATTTTAAGATTCATAATATTGCCTCAAGCTATAAATATTTGTATTCCATCATTAATTAATAACTTTATATTTTTACTTAAGGAAACATCTGTAGTATCTGCCATAGCTGTTCCAGAGTTACTACACACAACTACAAGTCTTATCTCTTTATACTATAAGACTTATGAAATGCTAGTTACATTAACTGTATTTTACTTGATTTTATTCTTACCAGTATCATTCTTCCTATCATTCATAGAAAGGAGGATGAAATATGGGCAGTA
This sequence is a window from Gottschalkia purinilytica. Protein-coding genes within it:
- the argH gene encoding argininosuccinate lyase, which encodes MKLWGGRFQKEENKLMEDFNSSLPFDKRLYKQDITGSITHVTMLAKSQILTHEERDKIIEGLESILKDIEEGNLKIEGNYEDIHSFVESNLIQRIGELGKKLHTSRSRNDQVAVDMKLFAKENGNIIVSMLKELNQTISTIADENKAIMPGYTHLQRAQVVTFKQHMMAYCSMFERDKKRLLNCLDILDESPLGCCALAGTTYDIDRAFTAEKLGFKKPVDNFMDGVSDRDYLIEMLSAFSIIMMHLSRLSEELIIWSTQEFRFVQIDDAYATGSSIMPQKKNPDAAELIRGKTGRVYGALMGMLTTMKGIPLAYNKDMQEDKQQYFDALDTVTACLAIMNEMLKTIKVNKEVMKEAVKAGFLNATEVADYLVNKGVAFRDAHKIVGEIVLLCESKKLAIEDLTLSDLKTVDDRFENDIYDFIDYENVLNKGIKKELL
- a CDS encoding argininosuccinate synthase, which produces MKEKVVLAYSGGLDTSIIIPWLKENYDLDIIAACINVGQDDDMDEVREKAIKSGASKIYIEDVKEEFVKDYVFKAIKANAVYEDKYLMGTSIARPLIGKKLVEIAHKEGAKYICHGCTGKGNDQVRFEAAIAAIDPTIQVIAPWRIWDINSREDAIDYANQKGIEVPVTKEKIYSRDKNLMHISHEGGHLEDPKNEHRAEELYLMTKTLEEAKDEPTYIEIYFEKGIPTKLNGKELKPVELLEELNKIGGENGIGIADILENRLVGMKSRGVYETPGGTILMEAHKDLEHLTLDRMTYQYKQMISLKYGELVYDGLWDTQLKEALDAFVESTQQSVNGWVKLKLYKGNIVVAGMDSPNALYDEGISSFGASDLYDHKDAEGFINLFTLPLKIRAMAKNNK
- a CDS encoding transporter substrate-binding domain-containing protein encodes the protein MKKNIICIIGLCLVLILGACGKVAKTNGESKNQLNKIKEKGKLVIGTSAAYPPYEFHKEINGKDSIVGFDIEIAKEIAKDLNVDLEIKDMQFDSLLTALTAGKIDMVASFVTPTPEREKNVDFSKIYYVANQSVVVRKNELNSYKKTNDLNKKIVGVQKGTTQEKIAKEILKSKQLKGLGKLSDVMLQLKQNKVDAVIAEEPVAEAYVRKNDDLVISDIKLDTGNSGGAIAVRKGSKEFVDTINKTLDRLIEKGLLDEYMNKSIDMINK
- a CDS encoding amino acid ABC transporter permease, giving the protein MSLDIEFIKSQLPLFKDAAILTIEIASIGIILSIIIGIINNAIYLLNIRPLSKLIHGYVEVSRNTPFLIQLFFLYFALPSIGIKLSSFVTAILGLSFLGGSYMTETFRSGIEAVPKSQIESALSVGLSKWQILRFIILPQAINICIPSLINNFIFLLKETSVVSAIAVPELLHTTTSLISLYYKTYEMLVTLTVFYLILFLPVSFFLSFIERRMKYGQYGA